A stretch of the Hydra vulgaris chromosome 09, alternate assembly HydraT2T_AEP genome encodes the following:
- the LOC136085603 gene encoding uncharacterized protein LOC136085603 gives MVRYQPITARRSQKSQGKQKLSEQVPAIRGQHRSPKKLPRPQSHAGTKLNLWQKGNMAGAMEEYRKQEEKPSTERLSIRLIARAWNVPYETMRRRLSGKVSKVESASGRPTILSQQSEEELAETVRKMARAGFPLSRKDIREIAYAYSDAKGIKGFSESKKIAGYYWFQGFLNRFPDISTKKAENLSAARAMGMNKNQVMKWFDLYEDLVQRLDIKDSLRHIWNVDETGVMNIHKAEEAVAIVGEPAYNLTALERGETSTVLAALNAFGDIIPPMIIHKGKTVGKGWKDGAPFGAIVKASDSGWINKNLFVEFGQLFVNNLQRLGLLNGRPHLLIMDNHYSHVFNLEFLNLMKANNIHVFALPSHTTHLSAALAVLFLLD, from the coding sequence ATGGTACGTTATCAACCGATCACGGCCCGAAGAAGCCAAAAATCTcaaggaaaacaaaaattgtcCGAGCAGGTACCGGCAATTCGAGGACAACATCGAAGTCCAAAAAAACTGCCGAGACCTCAAAGCCATGCAGgcacaaaactaaatttatggCAAAAAGGAAATATGGCTGGTGCTATGGAAGAATACagaaaacaagaagaaaaacCTTCAACTGAACGGTTGTCAATACGGCTGATAGCGAGAGCGTGGAATGTGCCATATGAAACTATGAGGAGGAGATTGTCAGGAAAAGTGAGCAAAGTGGAAAGTGCTTCTGGGAGACCCACAATTCTTTCACAACAAAGTGAAGAAGAATTAGCAGAGACTGTAAGAAAAATGGCACGAGCAGGGTTTCCTTTGTCACGCAAAGATATTCGAGAAATTGCATATGCTTATTCTGATGCTAAAGGAATAAAAGGATTTtcagaatcaaaaaaaattgcCGGTTATTACTGGTTTCAGGGATTTTTGAACAGATTTCCTGATATAAGCACAAAAAAGGCAGAGAATCTGTCTGCAGCAAGAGCAATGGGTATGAACAAAAATCAGGTTATGAAATGGTTTGATTTGTATGAAGACTTAGTGCAAAGACTGGATATAAAAGACAGTCTTAGGCACATTTGGAATGTGGACGAGACAGGTGTGATGAATATTCACAAGGCAGAAGAAGCTGTGGCAATTGTTGGTGAACCTGCTTATAATCTTACTGCATTAGAAAGAGGGGAGACATCTACTGTCTTGGCAGCATTAAATGCATTTGGCGATATTATACCACCTATGATCATTCATAAAGGAAAAACTGTTGGCAAAGGCTGGAAAGATGGTGCTCCTTTTGGTGCTATTGTAAAAGCAAGTGATAGTGGCtggataaataaaaacttgtttgtggAATTTGGACAGTTATTTGTCAACAATTTACAACGATTAGGACTATTAAACGGTCGACCTCATCTTTTAATTATGGACAATCACTATTCACATGTGTTTAACCTTGAATTTTTAAACCTAATGAAAGCAAACAATATTCATGTATTTGCATTACCAAGCCATACTACTCATTTATCTGCAGCTTTAgcagtattatttttattagactAG